One window from the genome of Cricetulus griseus strain 17A/GY chromosome 2, alternate assembly CriGri-PICRH-1.0, whole genome shotgun sequence encodes:
- the LOC100755639 gene encoding inositol polyphosphate 1-phosphatase isoform X2 has protein sequence MSDILKELLRVSEKAANIARACRQQETLFQLLIQEKKDEEKNKKFATDFKTLADVLVQEVIKQNMENKFPGLGKKILGEESNEFTNDLGEKITVELQSTEEETAELLSRVLNGNMLASEALAKVVHQDVDLTDPSLEALEISIPQDILGIWVDPIDSTYQYIKGSANVKSNQGVFPNGLQCVTILIGVYDIQTGMPLMGVINQPFVSQNLTTLRWKGQYYWGLSYMGTNIHSLQFSIPKGNNSETHTENSDLEFSRPFSAVISTSEKETIKAAMSRICEGGVFSAAGAGYKSLCVVQGLVDIYIFSEDTTYKWDSCAAHAILRAMGGGIVDMKECLARSPESGLDLPQLLYHMENKGASGVDLWANKGGLIAYRSRNRLDTFLSCLTQNLGPLKTQT, from the exons ATGTCAGACATCCTCAAGGAACTGCTCCGTGTCTCCGAGAAGGCTGCTAACATCGCCCGGGCATGCCGGCAGCAGGAAACCCTATTCCAGCTGCTCATCCAGGAGAAGAAAGAtgaggagaaaaacaagaagTTTGCAACAGATTTCAAGACCCTGGCGGATGTGCTGGTGCAGGAAGTTATAAAACAGAACATGGAGAATAAG TTTCCAGGCTTGGGGAAAAAAATTTTGGGAGAAGAATCCAATGAGTTTACAAATGATTTGG GAGAAAAGATCACTGTAGAACTGCAGTCCACGGAGGAGGAAACAGCAGAACTGCTCAGCAGAGTCCTTAATGGCAACATGCTGGCATCCGAAGCATTGGCTAAGGTGGTGCACCAGGATGTGGACCTAACTGACCCCTCTCTGGAGGCCCTGGAGATCAGCATCCCGCAGGACATTCTGGGAATTTGGGTGGATCCCATCG ATTCAACCTATCAGTATATTAAAGGTTCTGCCAACGTGAAGTCCAACCAAGGAGTTTTCCCCAATGGGCTTCAGTGTGTGACCATTTTAATTGGCGTCTATGACATACAGACAGGCATGCCCCTGATGGGAGTCATCAACCAGCCTTTTGTGTCTCAAAACCTAACTACTCTAAG GTGGAAGGGACAGTACTACTGGGGCCTTTCTTACATGGGGACCAACATCCATTCCCTGCAGTTCTCCATCCCTAAAGGGAACAACAGTGAAACCCACACTGAAAACTCGGACCTGGAGTTCTCCCGCCCTTTTTCTGCAGTCATCAGTACAAGTGAAAAAGAGACCATCAAAGCCGCGATGTCACGAATATGTGAAGGTGGTGTCTTCTCTGCGgctggggctggctacaagagccTCTGTGTAGTGCAAGGCCTGGTTGACATTTACATCTTCTCAGAGGACACCACATACAAGTGGGACTCCTGTGCTGCTCATGCCATTCTAAGGGCCATGGGCGGGGGCATTGTAGACATGAAAGAATGCTTGGCAAGAAGTCCCGAATCAGGGCTGGACTTGCCACAGCTGCTGTATCACATGGAGAACAAAGGTGCTTCCGGGGTGGATCTCTGGGCCAACAAGGGAGGACTGATTGCGTATAGGTCCAGGAATCGGCTGGACACCTTTCTGAGCTGCCTCACCCAAAACCTCGGGCCTTTGAAGACACAAACATAG